One Salvelinus fontinalis isolate EN_2023a chromosome 11, ASM2944872v1, whole genome shotgun sequence DNA window includes the following coding sequences:
- the LOC129865664 gene encoding N-acetylaspartate synthetase-like, with product MHCSSPKMVCETKIVADEHDAIQGTKKDSIIVSSSQMWTSSAPAPNPIEENDVRKDTVFIREFERTDHVEVRRIFYEGIMERIPNTAFRGILQQSQTQFLYVLLTLMCFVVSKSLTLTCCAPFVLMAARYFYSSKVIHNYLACALRTDMADIEEYYMKPTGSCFWVAVLEGQVVGIVAAQGREDDNTVELRRMSVDSRFRGKGIAKVLGRRVLEFAVHNNYAAVVLGTTAVKMAAHKLYESLGFRRTGGSEDYMLPGMSGSPLERLFFQIRYQRYRLQLREE from the exons ATGCATTGTTCGTCTCCAAAAATGGTTTGCGAGACTAAAATTGTTGCGGATGAACACGATGCCATACAAGGGACCAAAAAAGATTCTATTATCGTTTCCTCCTCGCAAATGTGGACTTCTTCCGCACCGGCACCGAATCCTATCGAGGAAAATGATGTGAGGAAAGATACGGTTTTTATCCGTGAGTTTGAGCGCACGGACCATGTGGAGGTGCGCCGTATCTTTTATGAGGGGATCATGGAGAGGATACCCAACACCGCATTCAGAGGCATATTACAGCAAAGTCAAACCCAATTCTTATATGTTCTTCTGACAC TAATGTGCTTTGTTGTGAGCAAATCCCTCACGCTGACCTGCTGTGCGCCGTTCGTTCTCATGGCCGCGCGCTACTTCTACAGCAGCAAAGTTATCCACAACTATCTGGCCTGCGCGCTCCGAACAGACATGGCGGACATCGAGGAGTATTACATGAAACCCACAG GCTCGTGTTTCTGGGTGGCAGTGCTGGAGGGTCAGGTGGTCGGCATCGTGGCGGCGCAGGGCCGGGAGGACGATAACACGGTGGAGCTGCGCCGCATGTCGGTGGACTCGCGCTTCCGCGGCAAGGGCATCGCCAAGGTGCTGGGGCGCCGCGTGCTGGAGTTCGCCGTGCACAACAACTACGCCGCAGTTGTCCTGGGAACCACCGCCGTCAAAATGGCCGCCCACAAGCTGTACGAGTCACTGGGCTTCCGGCGGACGGGCGGGAGCGAGGACTACATGCTGCCTGGCATGAGCGGCTCGCCGCTAGAGAGGCTCTTCTTTCAGATCCGTTACCAGCGTTACCGCCTGCAGCTCCGCGAGGagtga